A region of Ferruginibacter albus DNA encodes the following proteins:
- a CDS encoding 2-isopropylmalate synthase, which yields MAEKKIDIFDTTLRDGEQVPGCKLNTEEKIEVALALEELGVDIIEAGFPISSPGDFASVEAISKVIKNATVCGLTRSVQKDIEVAAEALKHAVRPRIHTGIGSSDIHIKHKFNTTREAILERAAKATKLARNLVSDVEFFCEDAGRADNAFLARLVETVIAAGATVVNIPDTTGYCLPHQYGEKIAYLVNNVSNIDKAIISCHCHNDLGLATANSIAGIMNGARQIECTINGLGERAGNTSLEEVVMIIKKHHALGFYTNINTTQLNPLSRLVSDTMRMPVQPNKAIVGSNAFAHSSGIHQDGFLKEATTYEIMTPEEVGAETSKIVLTARSGRSALAYRFQKLGHQFNRNDIDTLYQQFLAVADTKKEVEDADLNILAQNYLHVAV from the coding sequence ATGGCAGAAAAAAAGATAGACATTTTCGACACCACTCTCCGCGATGGCGAACAGGTTCCCGGTTGTAAATTAAATACCGAAGAAAAAATTGAAGTTGCTTTAGCGCTCGAAGAGTTGGGCGTTGATATTATTGAAGCAGGCTTTCCTATCTCAAGCCCCGGCGATTTCGCATCGGTAGAAGCAATTTCAAAAGTTATTAAAAATGCCACAGTTTGCGGATTAACGCGTTCTGTTCAAAAAGATATTGAAGTGGCGGCAGAAGCATTAAAGCATGCGGTTCGTCCACGTATTCATACTGGTATCGGCTCCTCTGATATTCACATCAAACATAAATTCAATACAACCCGCGAAGCGATTTTGGAGCGTGCTGCTAAAGCAACCAAGTTGGCTCGCAATTTAGTAAGTGATGTTGAGTTTTTCTGTGAAGATGCTGGTCGTGCAGACAATGCGTTCTTAGCCCGCCTGGTTGAAACAGTAATTGCTGCAGGGGCAACGGTTGTAAATATTCCTGATACAACAGGCTATTGTTTGCCTCATCAATACGGCGAAAAAATTGCTTACCTGGTAAACAATGTTTCTAATATTGATAAAGCAATTATCTCTTGTCATTGCCACAACGATTTAGGTTTGGCAACAGCTAACTCAATTGCAGGCATTATGAATGGAGCTCGCCAGATTGAATGTACTATCAATGGGTTGGGCGAACGTGCAGGCAATACATCTCTGGAAGAAGTCGTCATGATAATTAAAAAACATCATGCATTGGGATTCTATACAAATATTAATACAACGCAATTAAATCCATTAAGCCGTTTGGTGAGTGATACCATGCGTATGCCGGTTCAGCCAAACAAAGCGATCGTTGGAAGTAATGCATTTGCACATTCATCAGGTATCCACCAGGATGGATTCTTAAAAGAAGCTACTACATACGAAATTATGACTCCTGAAGAAGTAGGAGCGGAGACTTCCAAGATTGTACTAACGGCTAGGAGTGGGCGAAGTGCATTAGCGTATCGTTTTCAAAAGTTGGGACATCAATTTAACCGCAACGACATAGATACTTTGTATCAACAATTTTTAGCCGTAGCAGATACTAAGAAAGAAGTGGAGGATGCTGATCTTAATATTCTTGCGCAAAATTATTTGCACGTAGCGGTCTGA
- the leuB gene encoding 3-isopropylmalate dehydrogenase, with amino-acid sequence MNKNIAIILGDGIGPEVTQQSIKVLDAIAEKFEHQFNYTYSLMGVVAIDKTGNPLPDETIATCLNSDAILFGTIGDPKYDNDPTSKVRPEQGLLRLRKTLQLFANIRPVTTYRSLHHLAPVKSTLLEDVDMLIFRELTGGIYFGDKHMNEDNTLASDECTYSKEEIERISKLAFQYAQKRRKKLTLVDKANVLETSRLWRKVVQDIAPSYPDVQVDFMYIDNAVMQLIINPKQFDVLLADNMFGDILSDEASVLSGSIGLLPSASIGNGSAMFEPVHGSYPQAAGKDIANPLGSILSVALMLDYFSMKEEAQVLRDAVDWTLTHLFVTKDIDPINFYFTSTIGDLISDYISGRISGDINKKNVELRKSTII; translated from the coding sequence ATGAATAAAAACATTGCAATCATATTAGGAGATGGAATTGGTCCCGAAGTAACGCAGCAATCTATTAAAGTATTAGATGCTATTGCGGAAAAATTCGAGCATCAATTCAATTACACATATTCCTTAATGGGAGTCGTTGCTATCGATAAAACAGGCAATCCATTACCCGATGAAACAATCGCAACCTGCTTAAACAGTGATGCCATTTTATTTGGCACCATTGGCGATCCAAAATATGATAATGATCCTACTTCCAAAGTAAGACCGGAACAAGGATTATTAAGATTGAGAAAAACATTGCAACTGTTTGCAAACATTCGCCCTGTTACTACATACCGATCATTGCATCATTTAGCACCGGTAAAAAGTACATTGTTAGAGGATGTTGACATGCTCATCTTTCGTGAATTAACCGGCGGCATTTATTTCGGTGATAAACACATGAATGAGGATAATACATTAGCATCTGATGAGTGTACTTACAGTAAAGAGGAAATAGAAAGAATAAGCAAGCTGGCATTTCAGTATGCACAAAAAAGAAGAAAAAAATTAACACTGGTAGACAAAGCAAATGTGTTGGAGACATCACGTCTTTGGAGAAAAGTAGTTCAGGATATTGCACCATCTTATCCGGATGTGCAGGTTGATTTTATGTATATAGATAATGCAGTAATGCAGTTGATCATCAACCCAAAACAATTTGATGTATTGCTGGCAGATAATATGTTCGGCGATATACTAAGTGATGAAGCAAGTGTGTTGAGTGGCTCCATTGGTCTATTGCCATCCGCATCTATTGGTAATGGTAGTGCTATGTTTGAGCCGGTACATGGCTCTTATCCGCAAGCTGCAGGAAAAGATATTGCAAATCCGTTGGGTTCAATCTTATCAGTAGCGTTAATGCTGGATTATTTCAGCATGAAAGAAGAAGCACAGGTATTGCGTGATGCAGTGGATTGGACATTGACACATTTATTTGTTACGAAAGATATTGACCCGATAAACTTTTATTTCACTTCTACCATCGGCGATTTAATCAGTGATTATATAAGCGGTAGAATTTCAGGAGATATCAACAAAAAGAATGTAGAATTAAGAAAGTCAACAATAATATAA
- the ilvD gene encoding dihydroxy-acid dehydratase: protein MSNELNKYSKTLTQDETQPAAQAMLYGIGLTEEDLKKAQVGIASMGYDGNTCNMHLNDLAKIVKQGVWQNDLVGLIFNTIGISDGISNGTDGMRYSLVSRDLIADSIESVCGGFYYDGLIALPGCDKNMPGAIMAMGRINRPSIMVYGGTIAPGHYKGEELNIISSFEALGKKLAGTITPEDFKEVVKHSCPGAGACGGMYTANTMAAAIEALGMSLPYSSSSPAISEEKRNECIDAGRAIKVLLEKDIKPKDIMTRKAFENAMVTIMILGGSTNAVLHLIAMAKSVGVEVTQDDFQKVSDKTPVLADFKPSGKFLWQELPAHGGVPAIMKYLLNKGMLHGDCLTVTGKTIEENLKDVEPINFDTQKIIYPVETPLKATGHLQILYGNLAEKGSVAKISGKEGERFEGPARVFEGEKDLVAGIATGRVKKGDVVVIRYEGPKGAPGMPEMLKPTSAIMGAGLGKDVALITDGRFSGGSHGFVVGHITPEAFEGGVIALVQDDDIIELDASTNKINLKVSDEVIAERRKNWKQPALKITSGVLYKYAKLVKSAAEGCVTDE from the coding sequence ATGAGCAACGAACTAAACAAGTACAGCAAAACATTAACACAAGACGAAACACAACCTGCGGCGCAGGCGATGCTATACGGCATCGGACTTACGGAGGAAGATCTAAAAAAAGCTCAAGTTGGTATTGCCAGCATGGGTTACGATGGTAATACTTGTAATATGCACTTAAACGATTTGGCAAAAATTGTAAAACAAGGTGTATGGCAAAATGATTTAGTAGGATTGATTTTTAATACCATTGGTATCAGTGATGGTATCAGCAATGGTACAGATGGTATGCGTTATTCTTTAGTTAGTAGAGATTTGATTGCTGATAGTATAGAAAGTGTTTGCGGAGGATTTTATTATGACGGGTTGATTGCTTTACCCGGTTGCGATAAAAATATGCCCGGAGCTATTATGGCAATGGGACGTATCAATCGCCCTTCTATTATGGTATATGGCGGTACAATTGCTCCCGGTCATTACAAAGGCGAGGAATTAAATATCATATCTTCTTTCGAGGCTTTAGGTAAAAAATTAGCAGGTACTATTACTCCGGAAGATTTTAAAGAAGTGGTAAAACATAGTTGCCCGGGTGCAGGTGCTTGTGGTGGTATGTACACAGCCAATACAATGGCAGCAGCAATCGAAGCGTTGGGCATGAGCTTGCCTTACTCATCATCCAGCCCGGCTATCAGTGAGGAAAAAAGAAATGAATGTATAGATGCCGGAAGAGCAATAAAAGTATTGTTGGAAAAAGATATTAAGCCAAAAGATATCATGACAAGAAAAGCATTTGAAAATGCAATGGTTACTATCATGATATTGGGAGGTAGTACAAATGCTGTATTGCATTTGATTGCAATGGCAAAAAGCGTTGGTGTTGAAGTAACACAAGATGATTTTCAAAAAGTAAGTGATAAAACGCCTGTGCTGGCTGATTTTAAGCCAAGCGGAAAATTTTTATGGCAGGAATTACCTGCACACGGTGGTGTACCGGCAATAATGAAATATTTATTAAATAAAGGCATGCTGCATGGCGATTGTTTAACAGTAACCGGTAAAACAATTGAGGAAAATTTAAAAGATGTTGAACCTATCAATTTCGATACACAAAAAATTATTTACCCGGTAGAAACACCTTTAAAAGCGACTGGACATTTACAAATATTATACGGTAACCTGGCTGAAAAAGGAAGCGTTGCAAAGATTAGTGGTAAAGAAGGAGAACGTTTTGAAGGACCGGCAAGAGTATTTGAAGGAGAGAAAGATCTGGTTGCAGGAATTGCCACCGGCAGAGTTAAAAAAGGAGACGTTGTTGTAATAAGATATGAAGGTCCAAAAGGTGCGCCTGGTATGCCTGAAATGTTGAAACCTACTTCCGCCATCATGGGCGCAGGGTTAGGTAAAGATGTAGCATTGATTACAGATGGAAGATTCAGCGGCGGTTCTCATGGTTTCGTTGTTGGTCACATTACTCCTGAAGCATTTGAAGGTGGTGTGATTGCATTGGTGCAGGATGATGATATTATTGAGCTGGATGCAAGCACTAACAAGATTAATTTGAAAGTATCTGATGAAGTAATAGCAGAAAGACGTAAAAATTGGAAGCAACCGGCATTGAAAATAACAAGTGGTGTGTTATATAAATATGCAAAGTTGGTTAAGTCTGCAGCAGAAGGTTGCGTAACCGATGAATGA
- a CDS encoding ORF6N domain-containing protein, protein MEIITSIQNRIYEIRGERVMLDFDLAALYEVETKVLNQSVKRNIKRFPSDFMFRLTNKEWSDLRSQIVTANVQMTETHKSIRSQIVTASQNKRNINVTPYAFTEQGVAMLSGILNSDKAINMNIAIMRAFVEIRKILLKQSDIKEQLKEIKERLGEHDAQLNQIYDAMENLLDEKAAERKWEDRVRIGFNK, encoded by the coding sequence ATGGAAATTATCACGAGCATACAAAATCGTATTTATGAAATAAGAGGTGAGAGGGTGATGCTAGATTTTGATTTGGCAGCATTGTACGAAGTAGAAACAAAAGTATTGAATCAGTCGGTAAAGCGTAATATTAAACGGTTTCCTTCTGATTTTATGTTTCGGCTTACAAATAAAGAATGGAGTGATTTGCGGTCACAAATTGTGACCGCAAACGTACAAATGACTGAAACCCATAAAAGTATCCGGTCACAAATTGTGACCGCATCACAAAATAAAAGAAATATAAACGTAACACCTTATGCTTTTACCGAACAAGGTGTGGCAATGCTCAGTGGAATTCTAAACAGTGATAAAGCCATCAACATGAACATTGCCATTATGAGGGCTTTTGTTGAGATAAGAAAAATTCTATTAAAACAAAGCGATATTAAAGAACAGTTGAAAGAGATAAAAGAACGATTAGGAGAACATGATGCTCAACTTAACCAGATATATGATGCAATGGAAAACCTGCTAGACGAAAAAGCAGCAGAAAGAAAATGGGAAGATAGAGTACGAATAGGGTTTAATAAATAA
- a CDS encoding DinB family protein — protein sequence MNKQYFIELADYNIWANDICLSWLQQINNEQWTQTIVSSFNSIQETVLHIISAETAWLQRFQKKEKVVWLQTEYKGTKDEHIALWKDASKQLKEYIESFDETKISDLLMFKRFNGEENTMKYYEVFAHAFNHSTYHRGQVVTMLRQAGFTGVQSTDLLGYYRIKQQTKN from the coding sequence ATGAACAAACAGTATTTCATAGAATTAGCAGATTACAACATTTGGGCAAATGATATTTGTTTGTCATGGTTGCAGCAAATAAATAATGAGCAATGGACACAAACAATTGTAAGCAGCTTTAATAGCATACAGGAAACGGTCTTGCATATTATCTCGGCAGAAACCGCGTGGCTACAGCGTTTTCAAAAGAAGGAAAAGGTAGTATGGTTGCAGACAGAATATAAAGGAACAAAAGATGAACATATTGCTTTATGGAAAGATGCATCAAAACAATTAAAAGAATATATCGAGTCATTCGATGAAACTAAAATAAGTGACCTGTTAATGTTTAAACGTTTTAATGGAGAAGAGAATACAATGAAATACTATGAAGTATTTGCACATGCATTCAATCATTCAACGTATCACCGCGGACAAGTCGTCACCATGTTGAGACAAGCTGGTTTCACCGGCGTTCAATCGACAGATTTATTAGGCTATTATCGAATTAAACAACAAACAAAAAATTGA
- the ilvB gene encoding biosynthetic-type acetolactate synthase large subunit gives METLEIKEKKEAATKDIQNISGSQAVLEALIAEGVDTIFGYPGGAIMPIYDALYDYHDKLKHILVRHEQGGIHAGQGYARSSGKVGVVFATSGPGATNLVTGLADAMIDSTPLVCITGQVFAHLLGTDAFQEVDVINITTPVTKWNYQITDATEIPSVLAKAFYIAGTGRPGPVLIDITKNAQLQKFDYEGYVPCTHIRSYRPKPIIRKEYIEKAAQLINDAKKPFVIFGQGVILGKAEEEFKAFIEKGGLPSACTVLGLSALPTDHPLHVGMLGMHGNYGPNVLTNECDVLIAVGMRFDDRVTGRLDKYAKQAKVVHLDIDPAEIDKNVKTTVPVWGDCKETLPMLTHLVLQKKHTDWLNKFNEYRQEEIDVVITDELNPKTDILTMGEVIKNLNELTNGDAIIVTDVGQHQMVACRYAKFNQTKSNITSGGAGTMGFSMPAAIGAKFGAPERTVVAIIGDGGVQMTLQELGTIMQTGIDVKILILNNEFLGMVRQWQQLFHDKRYSFVDIESPDYVKLANAYRIEAQKISERKDLKAALKTMLDHKGSYLLEVMVGKENNVFPMVPQGCSVAEIRLK, from the coding sequence ATGGAAACTCTTGAAATAAAAGAAAAGAAAGAAGCAGCAACTAAAGACATTCAAAACATCAGCGGATCGCAAGCTGTATTGGAAGCATTGATAGCAGAAGGTGTAGATACCATCTTCGGTTATCCCGGCGGTGCTATCATGCCAATCTATGATGCATTGTATGATTATCATGATAAACTAAAACATATTCTTGTTCGTCACGAACAAGGTGGAATCCACGCTGGGCAAGGGTATGCACGTTCGTCAGGAAAAGTAGGTGTAGTGTTTGCAACAAGCGGACCTGGCGCAACCAATTTAGTTACAGGGTTGGCAGATGCAATGATTGACAGTACACCATTGGTTTGTATCACCGGACAAGTATTTGCACATTTGTTAGGTACCGACGCTTTCCAGGAAGTAGATGTGATCAACATTACAACCCCTGTTACAAAATGGAATTATCAAATAACGGATGCAACAGAAATTCCTTCAGTATTAGCAAAAGCATTTTATATAGCAGGTACCGGCCGTCCTGGCCCTGTATTGATCGATATTACAAAGAATGCTCAGTTACAAAAGTTCGATTACGAAGGCTATGTACCGTGTACGCATATACGCAGTTATCGTCCAAAGCCAATCATCCGTAAAGAATACATTGAAAAGGCGGCGCAGCTTATCAACGACGCAAAAAAACCATTTGTAATTTTTGGTCAGGGAGTTATTCTCGGTAAAGCTGAAGAAGAGTTCAAAGCATTTATCGAAAAAGGAGGATTGCCTTCTGCTTGTACAGTGCTTGGATTAAGTGCTTTACCAACCGATCATCCATTGCATGTTGGCATGTTGGGTATGCATGGCAACTACGGGCCAAATGTGTTAACCAACGAGTGCGATGTATTGATTGCAGTGGGTATGCGTTTTGATGACCGCGTTACTGGTCGTTTGGATAAATATGCAAAACAAGCAAAAGTTGTTCATTTGGATATTGACCCTGCAGAGATTGATAAGAATGTAAAGACAACTGTTCCTGTTTGGGGTGATTGTAAAGAAACATTGCCGATGTTAACCCATTTGGTACTGCAAAAGAAACATACAGATTGGTTAAATAAATTCAATGAATACAGACAAGAAGAAATTGATGTTGTTATAACCGATGAATTGAATCCCAAAACTGATATACTAACAATGGGAGAGGTAATAAAAAATTTAAACGAGTTAACCAATGGTGATGCAATCATTGTAACCGATGTTGGTCAGCACCAAATGGTAGCTTGTCGTTATGCAAAATTTAATCAGACTAAAAGTAATATTACTTCAGGTGGTGCAGGAACAATGGGCTTTTCTATGCCAGCTGCAATTGGTGCTAAGTTTGGCGCACCTGAGCGCACAGTGGTTGCTATTATTGGCGATGGCGGCGTACAAATGACGTTGCAGGAGTTAGGTACTATTATGCAAACAGGTATTGATGTAAAAATTCTGATACTTAACAATGAATTTCTTGGAATGGTGCGTCAGTGGCAGCAACTCTTTCATGACAAACGTTATTCATTTGTAGATATTGAAAGCCCTGATTATGTGAAGTTGGCGAATGCGTACAGAATTGAAGCGCAAAAAATATCAGAACGTAAAGATTTGAAAGCAGCGTTAAAAACTATGCTTGATCACAAAGGTTCTTACCTATTAGAAGTAATGGTAGGTAAAGAAAATAATGTATTTCCAATGGTGCCGCAAGGTTGCAGCGTTGCAGAGATACGTTTAAAGTAG
- a CDS encoding class I SAM-dependent methyltransferase has product MSTITETKWNSSLYDNKHDFVFKYGEDLVNTLNPQPNERILDVGCGTGHLANTIAQVGAQVVGIDSSLEMITKAKQEYPQIDFRVLSATDFHFDESFDAIFSNATLHWVLDKEAAIDCMYSNLKRSGRLVLEMGGKGNVDGIIVALKNALQKRGLTDKAAQQVWYFPSLSEYTGLLEKRGFRVTYAAHFNRETELKDTDNGIKDWIKMFAVSYLQGIDENIVNEILTEVQDSLYVSHFRNGKWYADYKRLRVVAIKPPTSFK; this is encoded by the coding sequence ATGAGTACAATAACAGAAACAAAATGGAATTCTTCTCTATATGATAACAAACACGATTTTGTATTTAAGTATGGCGAAGATTTAGTGAATACGTTAAATCCACAACCAAATGAACGCATATTGGATGTAGGTTGTGGAACGGGGCATCTTGCCAATACAATTGCACAAGTAGGCGCACAAGTTGTTGGTATCGACAGTTCATTGGAAATGATAACAAAGGCAAAACAGGAATATCCTCAAATTGATTTTCGTGTGTTATCTGCAACCGATTTTCATTTTGATGAAAGCTTTGATGCTATCTTCTCAAATGCAACCTTGCATTGGGTGTTAGATAAAGAAGCAGCCATTGATTGCATGTATTCCAACTTGAAACGTAGCGGCAGATTGGTGTTAGAAATGGGCGGCAAAGGAAATGTGGATGGAATTATTGTTGCCTTAAAGAATGCGTTGCAAAAAAGAGGACTAACTGATAAAGCCGCACAGCAAGTTTGGTATTTTCCTTCGCTGAGTGAATATACAGGACTGTTGGAGAAAAGAGGCTTCAGAGTTACGTATGCGGCTCACTTTAACAGGGAAACAGAATTAAAAGATACAGATAACGGAATTAAAGACTGGATAAAAATGTTTGCCGTCAGCTACCTGCAAGGCATAGACGAAAATATCGTCAATGAGATATTAACTGAAGTGCAGGATAGCTTATATGTTTCGCATTTTAGAAACGGTAAATGGTATGCTGATTACAAGCGATTAAGAGTGGTAGCAATAAAGCCGCCAACATCTTTTAAATAA
- the ilvN gene encoding acetolactate synthase small subunit, with protein MKQEFTITVYTENQVGLLNRIAIIFSRRKINIESLNTSPSEIEGIHRFTIVINEFEDVVRKLCRQIEKQVEVLKAYYNTNDEIVWREIALYKVPMDIIAEVVPVERLLSEHGARAVVIRTDYIVFEVAGHREETEKFIKVLEPYGLIEFVRSARVAIIKDSQGFHKKLKEFEQSEPGSETSENEFLDKQAEVFSM; from the coding sequence ATGAAACAGGAATTCACTATAACGGTTTATACAGAGAACCAGGTTGGTTTGCTGAACCGTATTGCAATTATATTCTCCCGTAGAAAGATCAATATTGAAAGTTTAAATACTTCGCCTTCTGAAATTGAGGGCATTCATCGTTTTACTATTGTTATTAATGAGTTTGAAGACGTGGTAAGAAAGCTATGTCGTCAGATCGAAAAACAAGTAGAAGTATTAAAAGCATATTATAATACGAATGATGAGATTGTTTGGAGAGAGATCGCTTTGTATAAAGTACCGATGGATATTATTGCAGAGGTAGTACCTGTTGAACGTCTGTTAAGTGAGCATGGTGCAAGAGCGGTAGTGATAAGAACAGATTATATTGTTTTTGAAGTAGCGGGGCATAGAGAAGAAACAGAAAAATTTATTAAGGTATTAGAACCCTATGGCTTAATAGAATTTGTTCGCAGCGCAAGAGTGGCAATCATTAAAGACAGCCAGGGTTTTCACAAAAAGCTAAAAGAATTTGAACAAAGCGAACCGGGGAGTGAAACCAGTGAAAACGAATTTTTAGATAAACAGGCAGAAGTATTCAGTATGTAA
- a CDS encoding DinB family protein has protein sequence MEKQFDVIAKTRTNFLKLIDDLTIEQLNKIPVGFNNNIAWNFGHIIISQQVLCYSRAGFAAHIEQSLINKYQRGSKPESFIDNNEIELLKEYLFSLIHQLREDMTDDKFVGYKPITTTFGVDLTCIEDVIPYFAMHDGLHLGVAQTLKKLVQ, from the coding sequence ATGGAAAAGCAATTCGACGTAATAGCAAAAACAAGGACTAACTTCCTGAAACTCATAGACGATCTAACCATTGAGCAATTAAATAAAATTCCTGTCGGATTTAATAATAATATTGCGTGGAATTTCGGGCATATAATTATAAGTCAGCAGGTGCTTTGTTATTCAAGAGCGGGGTTTGCAGCACATATAGAACAATCGCTGATAAATAAATATCAAAGAGGTTCAAAGCCTGAATCGTTTATCGATAATAACGAAATTGAATTATTAAAAGAGTATTTATTTTCTCTAATTCATCAGTTGAGAGAAGATATGACGGATGATAAATTTGTAGGCTATAAACCAATAACGACAACCTTTGGTGTTGACTTAACCTGTATAGAAGATGTGATTCCTTACTTTGCTATGCACGATGGATTGCATTTGGGTGTTGCGCAAACGTTGAAGAAATTGGTGCAGTAA
- the ilvC gene encoding ketol-acid reductoisomerase, whose product MANYFNTLSLREKLSQLGVCEFMNTSEFADGVNVLKGKKIVIVGAGAQGLNQGLNLRDSGLDVSYALRADAIAEKRQSWKNATENNFKVGTYEELIPTADLVSNLTPDKQHTSVVSAIMPLMKKGATLSYSHGFNIVEEGMQIRKDITVIMIAPKCPGSEVRAEYLRGFGVPTLIAVHPENDPEGKGLAQAKAYAAGTGGHKAGVLKSSFVAEVKSDLMGEQTILCGLLQTGSILSFDKMVEKGIDKAYAAKLIQYGWEVVTEALKQGGITAMMDRLSNAAKVKAFELSQELKVIMRPLFRKHQDDIMSGEFSSTMMKDWADNDKNLLTWRAATGETAFEKTAPTATKIAEQEYFDNGLLLVAFVRAGVELAFETMVESGIKAESAYYESLHETPLIANTIARKKLFEMNRVISDTAEYGCYLFDHACKPLLAEFMKGIDKDVIGTNYNEGKDGGVDNKELILVNKIIREHEIEAVGSVLRQAMTDMKSIATVA is encoded by the coding sequence ATGGCTAATTACTTTAACACGCTTTCATTGAGAGAAAAATTAAGTCAATTGGGAGTGTGCGAGTTTATGAACACCAGCGAATTTGCTGACGGTGTAAATGTATTGAAAGGAAAGAAAATTGTAATTGTTGGTGCAGGCGCACAAGGTTTAAATCAAGGTTTGAACTTGCGTGACTCTGGCTTGGATGTTTCTTATGCATTGCGTGCAGATGCGATTGCAGAAAAAAGACAATCATGGAAAAATGCTACTGAAAATAATTTTAAAGTAGGAACGTACGAAGAATTGATTCCTACTGCTGATCTGGTGAGCAACCTTACACCCGATAAGCAACATACTTCTGTTGTTTCTGCAATTATGCCATTAATGAAAAAAGGAGCAACGCTTTCTTATTCTCATGGTTTTAATATTGTAGAAGAAGGAATGCAGATCCGTAAAGATATTACCGTAATTATGATTGCACCAAAATGCCCGGGTTCGGAAGTACGTGCAGAATACTTACGTGGTTTTGGTGTTCCAACCTTAATTGCGGTGCATCCTGAAAATGACCCTGAAGGAAAAGGTTTGGCACAGGCAAAAGCGTATGCAGCAGGAACCGGTGGCCATAAAGCAGGCGTATTGAAATCTTCTTTTGTTGCGGAAGTAAAATCTGATCTAATGGGCGAGCAAACTATTTTGTGCGGCTTGTTACAAACAGGTTCTATTTTAAGTTTTGATAAAATGGTGGAGAAAGGAATTGATAAAGCATACGCAGCTAAATTAATTCAATATGGTTGGGAAGTGGTTACAGAAGCGTTGAAACAGGGCGGTATCACTGCCATGATGGACAGATTATCGAATGCTGCTAAAGTAAAAGCATTTGAATTATCGCAAGAATTGAAAGTGATCATGCGTCCATTATTCCGCAAACATCAGGACGATATTATGAGTGGAGAATTTTCTTCTACCATGATGAAAGACTGGGCTGATAATGATAAAAATTTATTGACATGGCGTGCTGCAACCGGCGAAACAGCGTTTGAAAAAACGGCCCCTACTGCAACAAAAATTGCTGAGCAGGAATATTTTGATAATGGGTTATTGTTAGTTGCATTTGTTCGTGCAGGTGTTGAGCTTGCGTTTGAAACAATGGTGGAGTCAGGCATTAAGGCTGAGTCTGCTTACTACGAATCATTGCACGAAACACCGTTGATCGCAAATACTATTGCCCGTAAAAAACTATTCGAGATGAACCGTGTTATATCTGATACGGCTGAGTACGGATGTTATTTGTTCGATCACGCTTGTAAGCCTTTGCTGGCTGAGTTTATGAAAGGTATTGATAAAGATGTTATCGGTACTAATTATAATGAAGGCAAAGATGGTGGCGTTGATAACAAAGAATTGATCCTGGTAAATAAGATCATTCGTGAGCATGAGATCGAAGCCGTAGGTTCAGTGCTTCGCCAGGCGATGACAGATATGAAATCAATTGCAACGGTAGCGTAA